The proteins below are encoded in one region of Chloroflexota bacterium:
- a CDS encoding ImmA/IrrE family metallo-endopeptidase — MTMWQGLVGVRADRGYSYRKLEKVASYVRDRLEYSPTEAINTLLLFDGLNIKVRDRTGRDIPIHGSVIELNGSEGFAKYDGDRRVIEILASPETYDWLETGHPRGGFFVAHELGHCLLHTDQLVRLAQMPKAKQAALHRGGQEVRHEAYRDTEWQANAFAGALLMPVQGLVILEQEHGELSQDIIVEHFDVSTEAAGYRLELYNDRKKELL, encoded by the coding sequence ATGACGATGTGGCAGGGACTAGTGGGAGTGCGTGCAGATCGCGGCTACAGCTACCGGAAGCTGGAGAAGGTTGCCTCCTACGTTCGCGACCGGCTCGAATACTCTCCGACTGAAGCGATCAATACGCTGCTGCTGTTCGACGGCCTAAACATCAAGGTGCGGGACAGGACAGGCCGGGACATCCCGATACACGGCAGCGTGATCGAGCTCAACGGTTCTGAAGGATTTGCGAAGTATGATGGAGACCGCCGCGTCATTGAGATTCTGGCGTCGCCCGAGACCTACGACTGGTTGGAGACGGGTCACCCACGCGGCGGTTTTTTCGTTGCCCACGAGCTGGGACACTGCCTGCTGCATACCGACCAGCTTGTGCGCTTGGCCCAGATGCCCAAGGCGAAGCAGGCTGCGCTCCATCGGGGTGGGCAGGAGGTCAGACACGAAGCCTACCGGGACACCGAGTGGCAGGCCAACGCGTTCGCCGGCGCCCTGCTGATGCCCGTCCAAGGGCTCGTGATCCTTGAGCAGGAGCACGGTGAGCTCTCACAGGACATTATCGTCGAGCACTTCGACGTCTCTACCGAAGCCGCGGGCTATCGGCTTGAGCTGTACAACGATAGGAAGAAGGAGTTGCTCTAG
- a CDS encoding ThiF family adenylyltransferase, which yields MRVTQDDHQVYFAGSVPHGLDGNPIPNLAGGPTTIVLSEACSDVVVQRSFSNKPKATGRFEDFFHKIESYVAIISGPAMETHGANPYTFRSVQEAPTDSVFKFHDTLTTRAEISDLAAKFKDDVIAIIGLGGTGAYVLDFLAKTPVREIRAFDLDPYHVHNAFRSAGRLEEGELGKSKAAVYGGRYENFRTGLSVTPAFIDASCHEEVDGVTFAFVCVDKGSSRAGIFDLLISKGIPFIDVGMGLNRKRGPISGLLRTTYYSTEHGQGVREKDLAPLTDDPDDIYRTNIQISELNALNACLAVVRFKQLRGFYFEDTPYHHLVMDVSDLKTAGECGLGED from the coding sequence GTGCGCGTCACCCAGGACGACCACCAGGTGTACTTTGCCGGGTCAGTGCCCCACGGCTTGGACGGCAATCCGATCCCGAACCTGGCCGGGGGTCCCACCACCATCGTCCTGAGCGAGGCCTGTAGCGACGTGGTCGTGCAGCGGTCGTTCTCCAACAAGCCCAAGGCCACGGGCAGGTTCGAGGACTTCTTCCACAAGATCGAGAGCTACGTCGCCATCATCTCGGGGCCGGCGATGGAGACCCACGGCGCCAACCCCTACACGTTCCGCTCCGTGCAGGAGGCCCCAACCGATTCGGTGTTCAAGTTCCACGACACCCTGACCACCCGAGCGGAGATCTCGGACCTGGCCGCGAAATTCAAGGACGATGTGATCGCCATCATCGGCCTAGGCGGCACGGGCGCATACGTACTGGACTTCCTAGCAAAGACGCCCGTTCGGGAGATTCGGGCGTTCGACCTGGACCCCTACCACGTGCACAACGCCTTCCGGTCCGCCGGACGGCTGGAGGAAGGTGAACTGGGGAAGTCAAAGGCGGCGGTCTACGGCGGCCGCTACGAGAACTTCCGCACGGGCCTGTCGGTGACCCCCGCGTTCATCGACGCGTCCTGCCATGAAGAGGTGGACGGGGTTACCTTCGCCTTCGTCTGCGTCGACAAAGGTTCATCCAGGGCGGGCATCTTTGACCTGCTCATATCCAAGGGCATCCCCTTCATCGACGTGGGGATGGGGCTGAACCGCAAGAGGGGCCCCATCAGCGGCCTGCTGCGCACCACCTACTACTCGACGGAGCACGGGCAAGGGGTCAGGGAGAAAGACCTGGCCCCGCTTACGGATGACCCGGATGACATCTACCGGACGAACATCCAGATCAGCGAACTGAACGCCCTCAACGCATGCCTGGCGGTGGTTAGGTTCAAGCAGCTCAGGGGCTTCTACTTCGAGGACACTCCCTACCACCACCTGGTCATGGACGTCAGCGACCTCAAGACGGCGGGGGAGTGTGGGCTTGGCGAAGATTAG
- a CDS encoding cache domain-containing protein, protein MSDRLSLGIAGVSVLIAVAALVVAFLALTEEPPALPPPTESVPSLYTKALVDEAIQRYERIGREESVEYYSDPANVDGEWYVFIINEEGRTIAHHNPMFVNRDPEERVDSTGYYYGEPLLAATEDGVWVDYTLLNPLTGDESQKHTWARQHDGLIFGSGWYER, encoded by the coding sequence ATGTCGGATCGCTTGTCGTTGGGCATTGCGGGTGTCTCGGTCTTGATCGCGGTAGCGGCGCTCGTGGTTGCCTTCCTTGCTCTCACCGAAGAGCCGCCCGCGCTGCCCCCACCGACTGAAAGCGTGCCCAGCCTGTACACCAAGGCTCTCGTCGACGAAGCGATCCAGCGCTATGAACGCATAGGGCGCGAGGAGTCTGTGGAGTACTATAGTGACCCGGCCAATGTGGACGGCGAGTGGTACGTGTTCATCATCAATGAAGAGGGCCGTACTATCGCCCACCACAATCCTATGTTTGTGAACCGCGACCCGGAGGAGCGCGTGGACTCGACGGGATACTACTACGGTGAGCCGCTACTGGCCGCGACCGAGGACGGTGTCTGGGTCGACTACACGCTGCTGAACCCGTTAACCGGCGATGAGTCGCAAAAGCACACATGGGCCAGGCAACACGACGGTCTCATCTTCGGGTCCGGCTGGTACGAGCGCTAG
- a CDS encoding DUF6088 family protein: MSKRGRGKWVGTPKDFLGLGSREAVDQALSRLVKAGQLRRVGHGLYDMPRMSDMLKRPAPVDWDAAIAALARRDGFRIIPDGLVAANQLGLTNAVPAKASYVTDGSTRTLVIDGRTVRFQHAGPRVMQWAGKPAAPVAQALRWLGPDKASDPQVISTLKRDLPDDVKRDLVQNSGGLPGWALPLAHSIAAELTVAA; the protein is encoded by the coding sequence ATGTCCAAGCGTGGTAGAGGAAAGTGGGTAGGTACCCCAAAGGACTTCCTCGGTCTCGGCAGCCGTGAGGCTGTCGATCAGGCGCTGTCGCGCCTCGTCAAAGCGGGCCAACTGCGCCGGGTCGGCCACGGGCTTTACGATATGCCCAGGATGAGCGACATGCTGAAACGACCTGCTCCGGTCGACTGGGATGCCGCCATCGCAGCACTAGCACGGCGGGACGGTTTCCGAATTATTCCGGATGGCTTAGTGGCTGCCAACCAGCTCGGTCTCACTAACGCAGTGCCCGCGAAGGCCTCTTATGTGACGGACGGCTCCACGAGGACACTCGTAATAGACGGACGAACGGTCCGGTTCCAACATGCGGGCCCTAGAGTCATGCAGTGGGCTGGAAAACCGGCGGCACCTGTGGCACAGGCACTGCGATGGCTTGGTCCTGACAAGGCCTCAGACCCCCAGGTCATTTCGACTCTGAAGCGGGATCTCCCTGACGATGTGAAACGGGACCTGGTGCAGAACAGTGGGGGTTTACCCGGCTGGGCATTGCCGTTGGCACACAGTATAGCGGCTGAACTGACTGTTGCCGCATGA
- a CDS encoding Rieske 2Fe-2S domain-containing protein: MLTAEENELFTRVGPGTPMGRLMRWYWHPIAAVSQLDENPVRAVRLLGENLVLFRDRSGRMGLIEGRCAHRRVDLRFGIPEAQGLRCPYHGWLYSPQGQCLQMPDESADSTFPSRVKLQSYPVQELAGIVFAYLGPEPAPLLPNWDLFVLENVARDVGFQVLNCNWLQVQENDMDPAHLEWLHGNFSNYALERIGRNDLQRPPRNPEGVRKPVGERRDWAVYEQGVMNYAKTPDGLREVRPSIFPNVNSFTTDFMYRVPMDDSHTLHVFFTSYAQDPDEPPQESIPYYIVPPSVDTHGNPVWDELDNNGGQDAMIWLAQGPIVDRTKERLGESDRGVLMYRELLRQQLRIVEDGGEPMNVVRDSAKNVCITVPPRDGSPLEWNGPDNHLMNRVTGPYKHSPVVRGMVRKFRGKDALDGPVY; this comes from the coding sequence ATGCTGACCGCAGAGGAGAATGAACTCTTCACCCGGGTAGGGCCAGGCACCCCGATGGGCAGGCTGATGCGCTGGTACTGGCATCCCATCGCGGCCGTGTCCCAGCTCGACGAGAACCCGGTTCGGGCGGTCCGCCTGCTGGGTGAGAACCTGGTGCTCTTCCGGGATAGGTCGGGCAGGATGGGTCTCATCGAGGGACGCTGCGCCCACCGGCGCGTTGACCTGCGGTTCGGTATCCCTGAAGCCCAGGGGCTGCGCTGCCCCTACCACGGCTGGCTGTACAGCCCCCAGGGGCAGTGCCTGCAGATGCCGGACGAGTCAGCGGACAGCACCTTCCCCAGTCGCGTGAAACTACAGTCGTACCCGGTGCAGGAGCTCGCAGGGATTGTCTTCGCCTACCTTGGGCCAGAGCCGGCGCCGCTGCTGCCGAACTGGGACCTCTTTGTGCTGGAGAACGTGGCGCGGGACGTGGGATTCCAGGTGCTCAACTGCAACTGGCTGCAGGTGCAGGAGAACGACATGGACCCGGCGCACTTGGAGTGGCTGCATGGCAACTTCTCCAACTATGCTCTCGAACGCATCGGGCGGAATGACCTGCAGCGTCCGCCTCGCAACCCTGAAGGGGTGCGCAAGCCGGTGGGCGAACGCCGCGATTGGGCTGTGTATGAACAGGGCGTCATGAACTACGCCAAGACGCCCGACGGACTTCGCGAGGTGCGTCCTTCCATCTTCCCCAACGTCAACAGCTTCACCACGGACTTCATGTACCGTGTGCCCATGGACGACTCCCACACGCTCCACGTTTTCTTCACGTCCTACGCGCAGGACCCGGATGAGCCTCCGCAGGAGAGTATCCCGTACTACATCGTGCCGCCTTCGGTGGACACCCACGGCAATCCTGTCTGGGACGAGCTCGACAACAACGGCGGGCAGGACGCCATGATATGGCTCGCCCAAGGGCCCATCGTCGACCGCACGAAGGAGCGGCTCGGCGAGTCCGACCGGGGGGTGCTCATGTACCGGGAGTTGTTGCGGCAGCAGCTGCGCATCGTCGAGGACGGCGGCGAACCGATGAACGTCGTCCGCGACTCGGCAAAGAACGTATGCATCACCGTGCCCCCGCGAGATGGATCGCCTCTCGAGTGGAATGGCCCGGACAACCATCTGATGAACCGCGTAACTGGCCCTTACAAGCACTCACCGGTCGTGCGCGGCATGGTTCGGAAGTTTAGGGGCAAGGATGCGCTGGATGGCCCCGTCTACTAA
- the ppcA gene encoding phosphoenolpyruvate carboxylase, translating into MRFVPKVMSTQHPDNATPAPFADAEGVLKGEGEVDEAHEIFALGCNEQMWDSEGKEADNHVVQKLLTGYPDFFQDDRRLGHDVILTLRVPNPSVERDMRKSMVEALQSVPSAWDVASGFYAGMEEENAPIQEVILPFTTSAQELTLVEAYYRQVIVGQETHALPGGRTIRDWIGEFSPKRIRLIPLVEDRDNLLRIDTIVDEYLRGRDLPYQRVFLARSDPALNYGIVGAELILKVALQRLHRLEGQIGIPLYPIIGAGSAPFRGHLTPLNIDRTFLEYPSAQTVTVQSAFKYDYDRETVRDSIALLRAHTRRDPRPVDEQRALEIIEKTTAAYQERVVQLTDVIAAASAHVPRRRERKMHVGLFGYGRSLDGVGGATLPRAIGFAASLYSIGVPPDLLGLSALDEDDWAFVRESYPSVAEDLRAALRFTNERHVRELLGEDSMRVVARFTDEVDRIHEGLTSAIWAAIKDDAPVEVRHYVEQAAKIRRYLG; encoded by the coding sequence ATGCGATTTGTACCCAAGGTGATGAGCACCCAGCATCCGGACAACGCCACGCCTGCACCCTTCGCAGACGCTGAGGGCGTGCTGAAGGGCGAGGGTGAGGTGGACGAGGCCCACGAGATCTTCGCCCTTGGCTGCAATGAACAGATGTGGGACTCGGAGGGCAAGGAGGCGGACAACCACGTCGTCCAGAAGCTGCTGACCGGCTACCCCGACTTCTTCCAGGACGACCGCCGCCTTGGCCACGACGTCATCCTGACCTTGCGCGTTCCAAACCCCTCAGTGGAGCGCGACATGCGCAAGTCTATGGTGGAGGCGCTCCAGAGCGTGCCCTCGGCATGGGACGTGGCCAGCGGCTTCTACGCCGGCATGGAGGAGGAAAACGCCCCCATCCAGGAGGTCATCCTGCCTTTCACCACCAGCGCGCAGGAGCTCACGCTTGTCGAGGCCTACTACCGCCAGGTCATCGTGGGGCAGGAGACGCATGCGCTGCCCGGCGGCCGTACGATACGGGACTGGATTGGCGAGTTTTCTCCCAAGCGCATCCGTCTCATCCCGCTCGTTGAGGACCGCGACAACCTGCTGCGCATTGATACCATCGTCGACGAGTACCTGCGCGGCCGGGACCTACCCTACCAACGAGTGTTCCTTGCGAGGAGCGACCCTGCCCTGAACTACGGCATTGTAGGCGCAGAGCTCATCCTCAAGGTGGCATTGCAGCGGCTCCACAGGTTGGAGGGGCAGATCGGCATTCCGCTCTACCCCATCATCGGCGCCGGCTCCGCGCCCTTCCGCGGCCACCTGACGCCGCTGAACATCGATCGTACCTTCCTCGAATATCCCAGCGCGCAGACCGTCACAGTCCAGTCCGCGTTCAAGTACGACTATGACAGGGAGACGGTCCGTGACTCTATTGCCTTGTTGCGGGCGCACACCCGCCGAGACCCTCGGCCGGTGGACGAGCAACGGGCGCTGGAGATCATCGAGAAGACGACAGCCGCATATCAGGAGCGCGTCGTGCAGCTTACTGACGTCATAGCTGCGGCATCTGCCCACGTGCCACGGCGCCGCGAGCGCAAGATGCACGTCGGACTGTTCGGCTACGGGCGCTCTCTCGACGGCGTTGGCGGCGCGACGCTCCCGCGGGCCATCGGTTTCGCGGCATCTCTGTACTCCATCGGCGTCCCGCCGGACCTTCTCGGCTTGAGCGCACTCGATGAGGACGACTGGGCATTTGTGCGGGAGAGCTACCCAAGCGTCGCCGAGGATCTTCGAGCCGCGCTGCGCTTCACCAACGAGCGGCACGTCCGAGAGCTCCTCGGTGAAGACTCGATGCGAGTCGTCGCGCGGTTCACAGATGAGGTTGACCGCATCCACGAGGGGCTGACGAGCGCCATCTGGGCCGCCATCAAGGACGACGCGCCGGTCGAGGTGCGGCACTACGTTGAACAGGCTGCCAAGATCCGGCGGTATCTTGGATAG
- a CDS encoding multiubiquitin domain-containing protein has product MVAEDQKPIPIDVEDHKTTTIVVEGTPHKWFEEYITYEQVVTLEVPDYAQNPQITYTVIYKRGPRDKPEGTLSKGGTVKVVEGMVFNVTPTGQS; this is encoded by the coding sequence ATGGTAGCAGAAGATCAGAAGCCCATCCCCATCGATGTGGAGGACCACAAGACGACCACGATCGTCGTGGAGGGCACTCCCCACAAGTGGTTCGAGGAGTACATCACCTATGAGCAGGTGGTCACGCTCGAAGTGCCCGACTACGCGCAGAACCCGCAGATTACCTACACGGTGATCTACAAGCGAGGCCCCCGCGACAAGCCCGAGGGCACCCTCTCCAAGGGCGGCACCGTTAAGGTCGTCGAGGGAATGGTGTTCAATGTTACACCGACTGGTCAGTCATAA
- a CDS encoding DUF6527 family protein, translated as MGLAKIRLERVHYMPQHLSPGVLYVSEEFGAAAHLCACGCGTKVRTPLGPTEWSLKETDGGLTLRPSVGNWQQACQSHYLITDGEVVWAERWTAEQIADGRRREEERRRRYYDSLMRRLWRWIRGLFRR; from the coding sequence GTGGGCTTGGCGAAGATTAGGCTGGAACGAGTCCACTACATGCCGCAGCACCTGAGTCCCGGGGTGCTCTACGTCTCGGAGGAGTTCGGTGCCGCGGCACACCTGTGCGCCTGCGGATGCGGCACAAAGGTCAGGACGCCCCTCGGTCCCACCGAATGGTCCCTGAAGGAGACCGATGGTGGGCTAACGCTTCGCCCGTCGGTCGGCAACTGGCAGCAAGCCTGCCAGTCCCACTACCTGATCACGGACGGTGAGGTGGTCTGGGCAGAGCGGTGGACCGCTGAACAGATCGCCGACGGGCGGCGCCGCGAGGAGGAGCGTCGGCGCAGGTACTACGACTCCCTCATGCGCAGACTATGGCGGTGGATTAGAGGCCTGTTCAGACGCTAG
- a CDS encoding helix-turn-helix transcriptional regulator: protein MAERFGDTLRRSRQKAEMTLGDVARLLDVSVVYVSDVERGNRRPFSNERILKVARLLKADPAPLIAAADVEKGVIEYDISKAKPLEARVVGDLVSGLARGGISEDQLERIRTILKDSE from the coding sequence ATGGCAGAGCGATTCGGAGATACCCTCAGAAGGTCCCGGCAGAAGGCTGAGATGACCCTGGGGGATGTTGCGAGGCTATTGGACGTCTCCGTGGTCTACGTCTCAGACGTGGAGCGCGGCAACCGCAGACCGTTTAGCAACGAGCGCATCCTGAAAGTCGCGAGGTTGCTGAAAGCAGATCCAGCACCGCTGATTGCCGCGGCAGATGTCGAGAAAGGTGTCATCGAGTACGACATCTCCAAGGCCAAGCCGCTGGAGGCCAGGGTTGTTGGAGACCTTGTCAGCGGACTGGCCCGTGGCGGCATCTCGGAGGATCAGCTGGAGAGGATCAGGACGATCCTGAAGGACTCCGAGTAG
- a CDS encoding VOC family protein, whose amino-acid sequence MEPRISIITLGVSDLELSTRFYRDGLGFPVHDAGSASITFFLLTNVMLSLYPRDALADDAASDQAGIGEFGKHAFTIAHNVASRAQVDAVLEEAAAAGARIVKPASETFWGGYSGYFADPDGFQWEIATGSGLPIEPSPA is encoded by the coding sequence ATGGAACCTCGGATAAGCATCATCACGCTTGGTGTGTCTGACCTGGAACTTTCAACGCGGTTCTATCGCGACGGGCTGGGGTTTCCCGTGCATGACGCAGGCAGCGCATCAATCACGTTCTTCTTGCTCACCAATGTGATGTTGTCGCTGTATCCGCGGGACGCTCTGGCGGACGATGCCGCGTCGGACCAGGCTGGCATTGGTGAGTTTGGGAAACATGCCTTCACCATCGCGCACAACGTAGCCTCGCGTGCCCAAGTGGATGCTGTCCTCGAAGAGGCTGCGGCGGCCGGAGCACGCATCGTCAAGCCGGCGAGTGAGACGTTTTGGGGCGGCTATTCGGGCTACTTCGCCGATCCCGACGGGTTTCAGTGGGAGATAGCGACCGGATCGGGCCTGCCCATAGAACCCAGCCCAGCCTAG
- a CDS encoding siderophore-interacting protein: MVSTNPTNSQPVPRRRPPPRVVEVRRVERITPRMVRITLGGRQLKGFQSKGPAEHVRIFMPDPETGELLMPVEGPEGLAFPADRPRPMSRAYTPRRWDADACELDVDIALHEHGPGAAWASNVTAGDTVVIGGSAGGAYFLDAEAEWYVIGGDEAALPAICTLLEALPPTMRAQVYAEVHDADEEQELSCAAPFQVTWLHRENRSTPGRLLAEAMKVAELPEGDGRIWVSCEAGVMREIRKHFIEDRGLDRSVLRTQGYWKQGEVNHPDHDMGDDV; the protein is encoded by the coding sequence ATGGTCTCCACCAACCCAACAAACAGCCAGCCTGTGCCGCGAAGGCGCCCCCCGCCGCGCGTCGTTGAGGTTCGCCGCGTTGAGCGGATCACGCCGCGCATGGTGCGCATCACCCTCGGCGGCAGACAGTTGAAAGGCTTTCAGTCCAAGGGGCCTGCTGAACACGTTCGCATCTTCATGCCGGACCCGGAAACGGGCGAGTTGCTCATGCCTGTCGAGGGTCCCGAGGGGCTCGCATTCCCGGCGGACCGCCCACGCCCGATGAGCCGCGCATACACCCCGCGGCGCTGGGACGCCGACGCTTGCGAGCTCGACGTCGACATCGCGCTGCATGAGCACGGGCCGGGCGCCGCGTGGGCGTCCAACGTGACAGCGGGCGACACCGTCGTAATCGGTGGGTCTGCCGGCGGCGCATACTTCCTCGATGCCGAGGCCGAGTGGTACGTCATCGGCGGTGACGAGGCCGCGCTCCCCGCAATCTGCACGCTCCTTGAGGCGCTGCCGCCCACGATGCGCGCCCAAGTCTACGCCGAGGTGCACGACGCGGACGAGGAGCAAGAGCTCTCGTGCGCCGCGCCCTTCCAGGTCACGTGGCTGCACCGTGAGAACCGTTCAACGCCCGGCCGGCTGCTGGCTGAAGCAATGAAGGTGGCGGAACTGCCCGAGGGCGACGGCCGGATCTGGGTCAGCTGTGAGGCCGGCGTCATGCGGGAAATCCGTAAGCACTTCATCGAGGACCGAGGATTGGACCGCTCTGTGTTGAGGACCCAGGGATATTGGAAGCAGGGCGAAGTCAACCACCCTGACCACGATATGGGGGACGACGTCTAG
- a CDS encoding ABC transporter ATP-binding protein — translation MNGARNHASPEFAIEVRGLHKTYGSHEAVRGIDLQIAPGEVFALLGPNGAGKTTTVEILEGHRTRSSGQVSVLGHDPGLNDRAHKQRVGIVLQSTSVDQYLSVEETINQFRGYYPHPLPLEDLLDLVGLQAQRRERVKKLSGGQQRRLDVAIGLAGNPELFFLDEPTTGFDPAARRGAWEMVRGLKSLGKTVLLTTHYMEEAEYLADRVAILVQGKIVAEGAPGDLALRARATTVRFRLRDGAPPIPSELQATSDGNGAYSLAADNPTRTLHTLTAWAVENGIELEELTVTHPTLEDLFIELVGETGGSEE, via the coding sequence TTGAATGGCGCCCGCAATCACGCGTCCCCGGAATTTGCCATTGAGGTCCGCGGTCTCCATAAAACCTATGGCAGCCACGAGGCCGTCCGCGGCATCGACCTCCAGATCGCGCCGGGCGAGGTCTTTGCGCTGTTGGGGCCCAACGGCGCGGGCAAGACGACCACCGTCGAGATCCTCGAGGGCCACCGCACCAGGTCGAGTGGGCAAGTGTCCGTGCTGGGCCACGATCCGGGCCTGAACGACCGTGCACACAAGCAGCGTGTGGGCATCGTGTTGCAGTCAACCAGCGTCGACCAGTATCTCTCCGTGGAGGAGACTATCAACCAGTTCCGAGGCTACTACCCCCATCCCTTGCCGCTGGAGGATCTGCTGGACCTCGTCGGCTTGCAGGCCCAGCGCCGGGAGCGCGTGAAGAAGCTATCCGGCGGGCAGCAGCGGCGGCTTGACGTCGCCATCGGTCTCGCAGGCAATCCGGAGCTGTTCTTTCTCGATGAACCGACGACGGGGTTCGACCCGGCCGCTCGGCGCGGGGCCTGGGAGATGGTGCGGGGGCTCAAGTCGCTGGGCAAGACCGTGCTCCTCACGACCCACTACATGGAAGAGGCCGAGTATCTTGCGGACCGCGTCGCCATCCTGGTGCAGGGGAAGATCGTTGCTGAAGGCGCGCCTGGCGATCTCGCTCTGCGCGCCCGGGCGACCACCGTCCGCTTCCGCCTGCGCGACGGCGCACCGCCTATCCCAAGCGAACTTCAGGCAACATCCGATGGCAACGGCGCATACTCGCTCGCGGCGGACAACCCGACGCGCACCCTTCACACCCTGACGGCGTGGGCGGTGGAGAACGGCATCGAGCTTGAGGAGCTTACCGTCACGCACCCCACGCTGGAGGACCTCTTCATCGAGCTGGTCGGCGAGACCGGCGGGAGCGAGGAGTAG
- a CDS encoding ABC transporter permease, with protein MNSVVLAFRQVRYENSAFWRNPAAAFFTIVFPLMFLVIFNLIFGSQEVTDENGNTYNLSTFYVPGIMVFAVVGATYTNVAMGIAFARDGGLLKRVRGTPLPSWSYLAGKIVHSILLTVLLVVIVAGAGWLAFGVDLPTNKLPAVLLTLAIAAATFCTLGLAVTSIIPNADAAPAIVNASILPLLFVSDVFIPLDDAPVWLTTLADVFPVRHMALAMHSAFNPFEAGAGFEWAHLLVMAAWLVAGALFTIRFFRWEPRR; from the coding sequence ATGAACTCCGTTGTGCTCGCGTTCCGGCAGGTACGCTATGAGAACAGCGCTTTCTGGCGCAACCCGGCGGCCGCCTTCTTCACCATCGTCTTCCCGCTCATGTTTCTGGTGATCTTCAACCTCATCTTCGGCAGCCAGGAGGTCACGGACGAGAACGGGAACACCTACAACCTTTCCACCTTCTATGTACCCGGCATCATGGTCTTCGCGGTGGTGGGAGCCACGTACACCAACGTCGCGATGGGAATCGCCTTTGCACGGGACGGCGGACTGCTGAAGCGCGTGCGCGGCACCCCGCTGCCGAGCTGGTCGTACCTGGCTGGCAAAATCGTGCACTCGATATTGCTGACAGTGCTGCTGGTCGTCATCGTTGCGGGCGCCGGCTGGCTGGCCTTTGGCGTCGACTTGCCGACGAACAAGTTGCCGGCCGTCCTCCTGACGCTGGCCATCGCGGCGGCGACGTTCTGCACGCTGGGGTTGGCAGTCACCTCGATCATCCCTAACGCAGACGCGGCGCCCGCCATCGTGAACGCATCCATCCTGCCGCTGCTATTCGTGTCGGACGTGTTCATCCCACTGGATGACGCGCCCGTCTGGCTCACCACCCTGGCCGACGTCTTCCCCGTGCGGCACATGGCGCTTGCCATGCACTCGGCCTTCAACCCATTCGAGGCTGGGGCAGGGTTCGAGTGGGCGCACCTGCTGGTGATGGCGGCGTGGCTCGTCGCCGGGGCGCTCTTTACGATTCGCTTCTTCCGGTGGGAGCCCCGGCGCTAG